The proteins below are encoded in one region of Meriones unguiculatus strain TT.TT164.6M chromosome 18, Bangor_MerUng_6.1, whole genome shotgun sequence:
- the Ddrgk1 gene encoding DDRGK domain-containing protein 1, translating into MVGPWVYLAAAVLLIGLILFLTHRRGRAAAAGGEPLHNEERAGAGQVTRSSPQESEEQRTGGRPRRRRDLGSRLQAQRRAQRVAWAEVDEDEDEAVIPAQEEEAVEKPAEAHPTGKIGAKKLRKLEEKQARKAQREAEEAEREERKRLESQREAEWKKEEERLRLKEEQKEEEERKAREEQAQREHEEYLKLKEAFVVEEEGVSETMTEEQSHSFLTEFINYIKQSKVVLLEDLAFQMGLRTQDTINRIQDLLAEGTLTGVIDDRGKFIYITPEELAAVANFIRQRGRVSITELAQASNSLISWGQDPPVQASV; encoded by the exons ATGGTAGGGCCCTGGGTGTACCTGGCGGCGGCGGTTTTGCTCATCGGCCTTATCCTCTTCCTGACTCACAGGCGGGGTCGGGCGGCAGCAG CTGGTGGAGAACCACTGCACAATGAAGAGCGGGCAGGAGCAGGCCAGGTAACCCGGTCTTCGCCTCAGGAGTCTGAGGAGCAGAGAACTGGAGGCAGGCCCCGGCGTCGGAGGGACTTGGGCAGCCGTCTACAGGCCCAGCGTCGAGCCCAGAGAGTGGCCTGGGCAGAAGTGGATGAGGACGAGGATGAAGCTGTTATTCCCG CCCAAGAGGAAGAAGCTGTCGAGAAACCAGCAGAAGCTCACCCAACAGGGAAAATTGGAGCCAAAAAACTGCGGAAGTTAGAGGAAAAACAGGCTCGAAAAGCCCAGCGTGAG GCAGAGGAGGCTGAACGTGAGGAGCGGAAACGCCTAGAGTCCCAACGTGAGGCcgaatggaagaaggaagaggagcggCTTCGCCTGAAGGAAGAACAGAAG gaagaggaagagagaaaggctcGGGAGGAGCAGGCCCAGCGGGAGCACGAGGAGTACCTGAAACTGAAGGAGGCCTTCGTGGTAGAAGAGGAAGGTGTTAGCGAAACCATGACTGAGGAGCAG TCTCACAGCTTCCTGACGGAATTCATCAATTACATTAAG CAGAGCAAGGTTGTGCTTTTGGAAGACCTGGCTTTCCAGATGGGCCTGAGGACTCAG GATACCATAAACCGCATCCAGGACCTGCTGGCGGAGGGGACTCTAACAG GTGTGATTGATGACAGGGGCAAGTTCATCTACATAACCCCAGAGGAACTGGCTGCCGTGGCCAATTTCATCCGACAGCGGGGCCGGGTGTCCATCACTGAGCTTGCCCAGGCCAGcaactccctcatctcctggggCCAGGACCCCCCTGTCCAGGCTTCAGTCTGA